DNA from Salvelinus namaycush isolate Seneca chromosome 14, SaNama_1.0, whole genome shotgun sequence:
gtgccttagactgctgcgcgaCGAAATGCAAGCCAAGTGCAATTTTCTGCTGGGCGCAGGGGATCAAGTATTGTATACTGTATTGTGTGATTTCAATTAAATGATAAATAGACTGATTATAGGGCCTAACTATAGTGCATGGGAGGAGAAGCAAAGGAAACAGTTATATTTCCAATTCCTAAAAATGgtagactatttacattgattgGAAATAAATATTGTTTCATACATTTGCCTATTTCCATATATAATAAGAGAGGACTGATTTTCTCAATGTTAATTAACGATTTTCTCTATTATAATTAACGTAGAGTCCCTTTTATTTCTAAACTCGAGTCTCAAGCTAAGCTATATGATAACCCTGGTAATAGGTCAGTTGTTATATATAGCCTGATACTTATTTCTTTTTTGaattaacatttatttaaataggcaagtcagttaagaccaaattcctatttacaatgatggcctaggaacagtgggttaactgccttgttcaggagcagaatgacagatttttaccttgttagctcggattcaatctagcaacctttcagttactggcccaacactctaaccactaggctacctgccgccccgaatCTTGTGAGGCACATCagagaatacatttaattaacttgtttttttatttcactggacTGATAATCATGTCttagcggagggagggagagtgtgcgAGTTGAAGTGAGAAGCATGTTTCATGATATCTGAAAGTGTTGAATAAAACATTGTTGTAGTGCTGATCATTGTCTCTTAATGTACTGAAACTGTCTTTAAGGCCCTCGATTAGGTCAATGCAATCAGTGATTGATATAGAGGGGGACTGGAGGCTCTTCATGGCAAAATCACTGATATCAAATAACTTGGAATGTTGTCCAACATCCCTTTCAATACACAGTCTCTTGGAAAAATGTTACAGTGAGCTTTGTTTGGCCATTTCACTTGTTTTTGCTAGCCAAGTTGACTAGTgagtattagctagctagctaacagtgacTAGCCTACACAGTGTAGCCTAGCCTACACAGCGATAGCTGCTGTTTACTGCACATGGTATCAGTGCACATTATTTTGAAATTAAGCtgattgtttgttttttacaATATGTTTTTATAGTTTTTTCAATGTAAATAATCAAGCATAATTAAAATTCATTACATATGCCTACATGAAATGGATTTTACGTACAGCACTAGATTTTATGAAAGATGTCGTTGAGTGTCCTGAAAGGCATCTGCaacataaaatgtattattattactatttattATTAATATGTCAATATATATCCCTTTTGTTTTTCCACCCTCCTCCATACTGTTTACTATGAATTCTATCTGATGGCCAGTGGTTGATTTGGAatgaaataggtgccggtactcattttgggtgcatGTACCGTTTATAATTAGATGCAGGATCCCCTCAATAGTTTTGTGCTAATATTCTGTAGGAGGTGGCAGGAAGCCTAGGGGTTAAGAGCGTTCCTCCTGTAAGTCACTATGGATAAGAGCGTAcactaaatgtaaatgtaaaatgagatGCACGAACTAAAGCGGAAGAAAATTTGAGGTGCCAGTATTTAGTTCTGGTGAGCTCCTGACCAAGTCAAGTACTGTGTTTAGATAAAAAGACTAATGTCCCATTTGGAACACTGACAAGTAGAGCAtcatttatatacagttgaagtcggaagtttacatacactaggttggagtcattaaaattcgtttttcaaccactccacaaatttcttgttaacaaactaaagttttggcaagtcggttaggacatctacgttgTTTATGACACAAgtcctttttccaacaattgtttacagacagattatttcacttataattcactgtatcagtgaagatgctggaggaaataggtacaaaagtatctatatccacagtaaaacgagtcctatatcgacagaaCCTGAATGGCCGCacagaaaggaagaagccactgttccaaaaccgccataaaaaagccagactacggtttgcaactgcacatggggacaaagatcgtaccttttggagaaaggtcctctggtctgatgaaacaaaaatagaactgtttggtcataatgaccattgttatgtttggaggaaaaagggggaggcttgcaaaccgaagaacaccatcccaaccgtgaagcacgggggtggcagcatcatgttgtgggggtgtttgctgcaggagcgactggtgcacttcacaaaatagattgcatcatgaggggaggaaaattatatggatatattgaagcaacatctcaagacatcagtcaggaagttaaagcttgttcgcaaatggatcttccaaatggacaatgaccccaagcatacttccaaagttgtggcaaaatggcttaaggacaacaaagtcaaggtattggagtggccatcacaaagccctgacctcaatcctatagaaaaattgtgggcagaactgaaaaagcgtgtgcgagcaaggaggcctacaaacctcactcacaccagctctgtcaggagaattgggccaaaattcccccaacttgtggaaggctacctgaaacgtttgacccaagttaaacaatttaaaggcaatgctaccaaatactaattgagtgcatgtaaacttctgacccactgggaatgtgatgaaataaataaaagctgaaataaatcactctactagtattctgacatttcacattcttaaaataaagtggtgatcctaactgacctaagacagggaatttttactagtattaaatgtcaggaattgtgaaaatctgagtttaaatgaaATTTGCCTAAAGGGgaatgtaaacgtccgacttcaactgtgtgtgtgtgtgtgtgtgtgtgtgtgtgtgtgtgtgtgtgtgtgtgtgtgtgtgtgtgtatatataaactcagcaaaaaaagaaatgtcctctcactgtcaactgcatttattttcagcaaacttaacatgtgtaaatatttgtatgaacataacaagattcaacaactgagacataaactgaacaagttccacagacatgtgactaacataatggaataatgtgtccctgaacaaaggaggggtcaaaaccaaaagtaacagtcattatctggtgtggccaccagctgcattaactactgcagtgcgtctcctcctcatggactgcatcagatttgccagttcttgctgtgagatgttaccccactcttccaccaaggcaactgcaaattcccggacatttctggggagaatggccctagccctcaccctccgatccaacaggtcccagacgtgctcaatgggattgagatctgggctcttcgctggccaggGCAGATCACGCACAGAATgtgcagtatggctggtggcatagtcatgctggagggtcatgtcaggatgagcctgcaggaagggtaccacatgagggaggaggatgtcttccctgtaacgcacagcgttgagattgcctgcaatgacaacaagctcagtccgatgatgctgtgacacaccgccccagaccatgacggaccctccacctccaaatcgatcccgctccagagtacaggcctcggttaacgctcattccttcgacgataaacgctaatccgaccatcacccctggttagacaaaaccgcgactcgtcagtgaagagcactttttgccagtcctgtctggtccagcgaaggtgggtttgtgcccataggcgacgctgTTGCCGGTGATGTGGGGGTGTGGACCTGCCTTTGAACAGCcctacaagcccccagtccagcctctctcagcctattgcggacagtctgagcactgatggagggatggtgcgttcctggtgtaactcgggcagttgttgttgccatcctgtacctgtcccgcaggtgtgatgttcggatgtaccgatcctgtgcaggtgttgttacacgtggtcctgaaaaagggacgtttcttttttttgctgagtttgtatacagtaccagtcaaaagtttggacacaactactcattcaagggtttttctttatttttaatattttctacattgtagaagaagacatcaaaactatgaaataacacatatggaatcacgagGTAACAAataacgtgttaaacaaatctaaatatattttatcttttagattcttcaaagtagccaccctttgccttgaagacagctttgcacactcttggcattctctcaaccaacttaatgaggaatgcttttccaaccgtcttgaagaagctcccacatatgctgagcacttgttggctgcttttccttcacactgcggtccaactcatccaagaaccatctcaattgggttgaggtcgggtgatggtggatgccaggtcatctgatgcagcactccatcactctccttcttagtcaaatagcccttacacagcctggaggtgtgttctgggtcaatgtcctgttgaaaagcaaatgacagtcccactaagcgcaaaccagttgagattgcgtatcgctgcagaatgctgtggtagccatgcagaAATCTATTGATCAGTTTCCACATGATCCTAAAAATACAATTAAGAGCAACCAAGAgcaacacacatgcacgcacgcacgcacacacacacacacttgtgattTAGAAAAACGACATTGAAGGAGTTCTTGGCGATTTCGTGATCAGTGATCAAGATTAGGAAACAGATAAACTCATGGCCGTGACATAATATGTCTCTTTTCTTCAAATTGGAACTGGCAACATTCCACCTCAATTATTTTCAGGCTTAAATAGAAAGGGAATGATGTTCCTCAATTATCTTTTGAATTAATCATTTTAATGACGGTTACTGAGCTAGAAAGTCTACCACCTATTGACGTGTTCcataaaaatacataaatactcggATGGACatgcctgcagtcagcatgccactTGCACACTAACTcaacacttgagacatctgtggcgttgtgtgacaaaactgcacattttagtgtggccttttattgtccccagcacaaggttcacctgtgtactgatcatgctgtttaatcagcttcttgatatgccacacctgtcaggtggatggattatcttggcaaaagaaaAATGCTTAATAACAGGGAtgaaaacaaatgtgtgcacaaaatttgagagaaataatgtTTTTgttcatatggaacatttctgggatattttatttcagctcgtgaaatatgggaccaacactttacatgttgttttcatatttttgttcagtgtatatatagtgtatatataagatatatatatatagatatatatcgATATATATAGATTAACATCTCAGTAACGGGTGTAATAAACCCAACTACTAACAAGTTGGATTAGATTGGAAAAAAGTATGGTATTTATGTTTGTATAGTATACGATTAATCAACCAGTCAATGTACAAACAACACAGGTATTGAagcaaacaattctgaaaatcacCCTGCAATAGAGCACTCTGGGAAATGTGATAACGATGAGTGTGATTTTAAGTGGTTTTGAGCAAACATACATTTGTAATTTACTCAACAAGCTTGTTGAAATTCAGCTAAAACAAACTTCAATGTTAGCTCAAATTATTTTCCTTTTGAAGTCCACTCAACTCACAGACATTAAGTAATTGGTTAGGGTGGCATTTTCTTTGTGTAGATGTGTTGCCTTGGTTGCAATATGTCCCCAAATGAATAGTGAAAAGGTTCATGTAAGGGCCATCACAGATGGGCAATGTGTGACAAAAAAAGCAGACAATTCACACAAACATAATTACAGTAGTAAAAAAGCAGGAATTATTGTTGTGCTAATACCAGCTGGTTTGACATGCACATGGAGCATCACTCCAACCAAGTCAATATTTGACCCCAAATACAGTTTGCAAAATGACTAAATATCACACTTGTTCCCAATAACAACCACTACTTGATCTTCTGTAAATCTTCTACCCTTCAGTGGTGTATTATCAAAATATTATCCAGGTGCTGATGACTTCCATTCTACCAAGCAAATCTCTCCATCTGAATGTCTGTGTTGGGCCCCCCAAGAGGTTCATCATGACCTGTTCAAAACAAATCCCTTTCTCCAGTGATATAGGAGATGAAGAAAAACATGCTTTAATAACCCGCCTAGTTCATCCACTATCCTCGTCTTCCAAAGTGCTGAAGATCAGCCTGGAAGTTGTAGTCTGGACAGACCTTCTGTGCCAGTTTGTAGTCGGTGCTGAGAAAAAAGATGAATACACAGATGACCTTGAAGGGCTTGGCACAGATCCAAGCGGCGTGAGACTGGGTGTGTTCTGAGTAGCAGGTCTGGGAGGGATCGTAGAGGCATGGCTTTGTTTTCTTGGCTCTGTTGGTCCTCTGGTACTCCACCACGCAGTTGAGGGCCTTCATCTCCTGCTGGTGCTCATTGGGGGTGGACTGCGGCTGACTCTGGAACTGGAGTTTCGGGCGTCCCACATCCTCCCATTCCACGGCTTTGGAGGGAGGAACGATGCTCACCGAGATATTCCCCAGGCGGGATGAGTTGTGGCGGAAGTACACACTGAAGGTGCCGTTGATGTGGTCCACTATCTTACCCGTCACCAGCAGGCTGAACTTGATGGTTTTGATGTTGAGGTAGAAGTTGCCCCAGCCAAAGGTCTTCTTGACCTTGACAGGTGTTTTTATGGGCGGCTTGGATTTGGAGCGAAACTGTGACTGATCCAACGGGAGGGAGAGGTTTTGTGACCAGCCATATGGGCCAAGAGAGCTATAGCTGGAGGCCTTACGCTTGGTGGATACATGTTTGACTTTCATTACAGCTCCAAGGTTTCCTTCTTCCCCCCTCCTTCCTATTTCATAGGTAAGGGGCTGTGAGGTGTTGTCAACATTTGGGTCGAGGTTCAGATAGTCCAAGGTCTTCCCAGCATCCCCCTCCTGCACCTACGGATAGATGAATGAAGGAtaagttttgtattttttcagtccgtctctctctttgtctctaatGAATTGTTGTCAATCTTCACATGCCTGTGGGCTTGATATGGATGTAACCTTAATACAGTGAAGGTAGAAATATATTGATCAGTTCCCACATGATCCTAAAAATACAATTAAGAGTACATGAGTGTTAATGAGGAATTGACAAAGACATTATTAAAATGATGGGATGATGCCACAAGCtcatgaaaatgtataaaaagatAGTTATTCTCATCGATCCATTATCCACTCGAAAAGACATTGGATACAGTCTCTTTGTTCTTGCCCCGAGCCATTGTGGGCCAGGAGTGTTTAATTGGTAGGTTGATTGTAACATATAGTTGGAGAGTATAGACTGATGCACTAAGTGCTCATGTAAAGTGTGAAGTCCGCTTGGCTCCATGTCCTCTGCTGCAGCCATCTGTTATCTGTTTCATAGTTGTCAGCTACAGAAATATTACAGCAGCCAAGAGCAACACacatggacgcacacacacacacacatttgtgatttagaaaaaaaacattgaaggAGTTCTTGGCAGTTTCGTGATCAGTGATCAAGATTAGAAAACAGATAAACTCATGGCCGTGACATAATATGTCTCTTTTCTTCAAATTGGAACTGGCTACATTCCACCTCAATTATTTTCAGGCTTAAATAGAAAGGGAAGGATGTTCCTCAATTATCTTTGGATGAATCATTATAATGACGCTTACTGAGCTAGAAAGTCTACAAAAAGACCAGTATTCACGCTAACCTGTTCCAACTGGACAGGATTTAGAAGTGCGGGTGCCAACTAGACCGCagttagacagacacacacacgcacacacacagagagacagagagagagcgaaagagagacagggagagagactgagccAATAAACTGTCTAGTGTCTCCCATCAAACTAGATAATCTTCCAAAAACACTGACGTGTTGCAGAAAAATACGTAAATACTAATAAGCACATCAGTCATGAGGATTTTCTATCAATCCAATATTTCTAAGATTAAGTACACAACGGTGGGTTGTAAAGTCTGCTACAGTGTACTATATGCCAAGCCCACGGGACCAATATTATACAGCATAGCATGCTCCCAATCCCATTCATTGATGGCTAATATGATATATCCTTACTATATACCCAGCACATCTCACTGTATATTAGCCTACACATCATCAACGTATAATATAGCTTTAACTACATTTCTTTTCTCTGCATGCCTTCTCATAACTACTCTCCTGTCTGTAATCCACTGTCAAACCAATGATCCATTACAGAACCCTCATCAGGCTAATGAACTCTGAGCCACTGCATTCATCTCCTCCACTAGCTGGGTGGTAAGTCAGCCATGCTCCAGCTCTAATTGGGCAGCACACTCTGACAGTCATGTCCATGGCTCTGTGTCCGGTTGTCTGTATGTCTGGCCATGGCTGGGTTAGAATACAATCTTACATGGATAACCTCAGCTCATGGTAATGGGGATGGCAGTGAAAGATGGTGCACGTGTTACACACCACTCCATGGGCAACAATCATTAGTGTACTCACATGATCGTCATGTATGAGAATGGTGCTGGAGGAAAGAAAATAGAGGCTGTTTTTGGTAAATGTATAGGTCATCAAAATGTTGTTAAGGCTCACTGTGGTTCAtgctgagccccccccccccacccccccgagGAAAGCGCTCAACCTGAGTTGCGCCATAACCGAGTTACACCAACTCTACTGTGAACAATGAACAATGTTTCTCCAGATTGTGTTTGCTGAGCAAATGATCAGTTTAACCCGGCACAGCTGTCAACCCTCAGGATGAAGTATACTGTAACGACACATGGAGTTAATTTGCGACCGAAGAGGCCAATTAAATGATAACATTTCTAGTTATTATTGGTACATGAATAAAAAAAAAGTGATTAATATAGCATTAATATGGAGACTGTAGATTGCGTAAATTCCGTCTGTCTAATGATCCCAATAAGAGTTTGTGTTCTTCAACTTTTGATATTTTAAATTAATACCTTATTCAGCCAGTGCATTGATAACAAATCATGAATTTGCTAAATGTGGGTAACAGTGTCTTTATTGCTATCATCAGGAGGACTAATTAATGCTGTTACGTAAGTGAACATCTTCAGACCTTACAACTGCATAGACACAAATAGCATTTGGAATTATTTATCACCATGAGATAGTTTGAGGGAACCAGAGTCTTCTGGGGTATGTTGAATATAAGATCATAACTTAGATAAAGAGAAATTAACTTTGAGGAAGTTCTATACTGTAATGGAAAACTGTAACTTTTACTGtaatttttttgttgtattttcaacagtaaaatactcaaacgttttactgcagcatactgaatattatggtgcattgtgggaaaatgttgtcgGTAGGGAAAGATTGCTGTATTTCGAATGGTGCTGTAATTCCACCCCACAGTTTACAGTACCTTACCATATTTTTGGAGCGCCATaaaccttttgaccactagtgggtgcatggttgttgttgtttttggcccaataacatattttgaggcgtgcCTTGTAATAGGCTATCTTTGTTGCTCCCATGAGTGAGAGTGCTGTAGCAATTTAACTCGTATCTAGTTTTGAAgggctcctccaaataggatcggacctccattatggcatctgctgagggattccttcgtgctgcatccccagttgctctccCGTCaacagcatccaaacagcagacgtttgtggcactactgctggtgcttctgc
Protein-coding regions in this window:
- the LOC120058735 gene encoding neurexophilin-4-like; protein product: MKVKHVSTKRKASSYSSLGPYGWSQNLSLPLDQSQFRSKSKPPIKTPVKVKKTFGWGNFYLNIKTIKFSLLVTGKIVDHINGTFSVYFRHNSSRLGNISVSIVPPSKAVEWEDVGRPKLQFQSQPQSTPNEHQQEMKALNCVVEYQRTNRAKKTKPCLYDPSQTCYSEHTQSHAAWICAKPFKVICVFIFFLSTDYKLAQKVCPDYNFQADLQHFGRRG